AGGGCCCGAAGCGCAGCGTCGTCCACAATTCTGGCGATGGTGCGCGTGGATATACCCTTTTTACCTCGGCCAATGAGATAGATATCTTCGGCATCTGCGGGACGTTTTTGGCGATAGTACTCAAGTGCGGCAATGCACCCCTTGGGAATGGGGATGACGCGCTCTTTGCCGCCCTTACCAAGAACCTTGGCGGTGGCTTCCTCTAAATCCAGGTCTGAGTTTTTCAGGGTTGCAGCTTCGCTCAAACGAATACCCAGCCCGTAGAGTAAAAGCATCGCAGCATGTGCACGCGCATGTTTGGGCTCGTCGCTTTTTGGAGGTTGCATAAGGGCCATGACTGCGTCGGCATCAAGTGCTCTTGGTAGATGCTGAGGTAGCTTGGGAGCATCAAGAGGCGCCGTGGGATCGATTGACGTGGGCTTGCCGCGTAAGTACCACGCGTAGAAGGCACGCAGGGAACTCTGCTTGCGGCTCATACTGGTTGCCGCGAGACGCTCACCATTATCTTTTTTACAACGGGCCAGATGAGCTCGAAGAAAATCGGTGGTCCATTCATCAAAGGATTGATAGCCGCGCTCTTTGGCGAAGTTTACCGCAGCTCTTAGATCGGACATGTAGCCCCGTGCGGTATTCACGGAAGCGCGCCTTTCTAAAAGAAGAAATTGCTCAAAGCTGTCGAGTGCCTTTTCCACCTGCCTAGGATACTGGCTTGGAGCGTAAGGGCAAGAAAAGTGGGGCGCCGTATCTGGGATTTGTTTAG
The Deltaproteobacteria bacterium DNA segment above includes these coding regions:
- a CDS encoding tyrosine recombinase XerC, which codes for MEKALDSFEQFLLLERRASVNTARGYMSDLRAAVNFAKERGYQSFDEWTTDFLRAHLARCKKDNGERLAATSMSRKQSSLRAFYAWYLRGKPTSIDPTAPLDAPKLPQHLPRALDADAVMALMQPPKSDEPKHARAHAAMLLLYGLGIRLSEAATLKNSDLDLEEATAKVLGKGGKERVIPIPKGCIAALEYYRQKRPADAEDIYLIGRGKKGISTRTIARIVDDAALRALGQHVSPHQLRHSFATHLLAGGANLREIQTLLGHSHLSTTQRYTKVTAERLFQVYDQAHPRATNKS